The Candidatus Thorarchaeota archaeon genome has a segment encoding these proteins:
- a CDS encoding DUF6293 family protein: MKLHIATVGIDYRKRVEFVVMNKGADHVILVCSEESIEIGKSICTMFSSKGIECETIIIDPWNYENILAKTLEAIVEQLETGLFSEIEFNGSCGTRIMTATVYMAAMIIDAPIYLVGRCSEGDDIGEAIMLRPMPISMLTSPKKMILQSLKDRGGKVDSQTELGSRTELGADSISKHIRDLEKARYVKCHQHGRRKAIELTHLGEMALELKYVKRTLEKNKRKIRARNRGP; encoded by the coding sequence ATGAAATTACACATTGCCACGGTTGGCATCGATTACAGAAAACGAGTTGAATTCGTGGTCATGAACAAAGGTGCGGACCATGTCATTCTTGTATGTTCTGAGGAGAGCATTGAGATAGGTAAGAGCATCTGTACCATGTTTAGTTCAAAAGGCATCGAGTGTGAAACAATCATTATAGATCCGTGGAACTATGAGAACATCCTTGCAAAAACACTCGAGGCAATCGTGGAGCAGTTGGAAACGGGCCTCTTCTCAGAGATTGAATTTAATGGCTCATGTGGAACGCGAATTATGACTGCCACAGTATACATGGCGGCCATGATCATTGATGCACCGATCTATCTCGTAGGACGCTGTTCGGAGGGAGATGATATTGGGGAGGCGATAATGCTTCGGCCGATGCCCATATCCATGTTGACTTCCCCCAAAAAGATGATTCTTCAGAGTCTCAAGGACAGAGGTGGCAAAGTTGACTCACAAACAGAGCTGGGCAGTCGTACCGAACTTGGTGCCGACTCAATTTCCAAACACATTAGAGATTTGGAAAAAGCAAGATACGTGAAATGCCACCAACATGGCAGACGAAAGGCTATAGAACTCACGCACTTAGGAGAAATGGCCCTTGAACTCAAATATGTAAAGAGAACATTAGAAAAGAATAAACGGAAAATACGAGCGCGCAATCGTGGACCGTGA
- the cas4a gene encoding type I-A CRISPR-associated protein Cas4/Csa1: MFLLSSQFKHKLQRRRLEGTNSVSRVDERLRGGAWRVYPLRTSDPITIPVSDISERYCETMRNIFIRHVMGIEPTITGNEYDNFVVNEVITRAYEYAKRELYNRGAMKGIELKDRLDLYYNEIIDSLKSYDWNEEESLDTRLDWIRAVWNKITDQIESAIDNVLEEQPQVGADALVNAALPIIISDHFAGIQMGLTESFSSYIWMPEHAVINLRMGKKRLYHRLATVASAIFAEKLYDCPIDIGCIVYAKFNGTEDFKIKYETFNIGDLSRREFIDIRNKALHIIRQREDPGIATFCLSECPYYHVCHGTIPD, from the coding sequence GTGTTCCTATTGTCCTCCCAGTTCAAACATAAATTACAACGACGCCGTCTTGAGGGAACTAATAGCGTATCCAGAGTGGATGAACGACTCAGAGGAGGGGCATGGAGGGTCTACCCTCTTCGGACATCAGATCCAATAACAATTCCAGTTTCTGATATCTCAGAACGATACTGCGAAACTATGCGAAACATATTCATCAGACATGTAATGGGAATCGAACCGACAATCACTGGTAATGAATATGACAATTTTGTCGTTAATGAGGTCATAACAAGAGCATATGAATATGCAAAGAGAGAACTTTACAATAGAGGCGCGATGAAGGGCATAGAGCTGAAAGATCGTCTCGATTTATATTACAATGAAATAATTGACTCTCTCAAGTCGTATGACTGGAACGAGGAAGAGAGTCTCGACACACGACTTGATTGGATAAGAGCGGTATGGAACAAGATCACAGACCAGATAGAATCGGCAATTGACAATGTGTTGGAAGAGCAACCACAGGTTGGTGCAGATGCGCTAGTAAATGCAGCACTCCCAATTATCATATCAGATCATTTTGCAGGAATCCAGATGGGACTAACCGAGTCGTTTAGCTCATACATCTGGATGCCTGAGCATGCCGTCATTAATCTCCGCATGGGCAAGAAACGACTATACCATAGACTTGCAACAGTCGCAAGCGCAATCTTTGCAGAGAAACTCTATGACTGTCCTATTGATATAGGATGCATTGTCTATGCCAAGTTTAATGGAACAGAGGATTTTAAAATCAAATATGAAACCTTCAACATCGGCGACTTGAGCCGGCGTGAATTTATCGACATCCGTAATAAGGCATTGCACATCATCCGTCAGAGAGAAGATCCCGGCATTGCTACATTCTGTCTTTCAGAATGCCCTTACTATCATGTGTGTCATGGTACGATACCAGATTAA
- a CDS encoding Lrp/AsnC family transcriptional regulator encodes MKTDYSTEHLRSVVSRIWAETDRAVDTILDRGKIDPPRQVVIREGTERIGGSLDGEILYLNKEAITEEFILQGVIIREYMMATLPKRITPHVQKMIGNSVAIYFQRGTKREQWREKVGTSMFEMKFSTPRGGAGHEDWQFHCFWRILVEVIEAAECGITIGLDEYRRIVHRISERCTPCLDADEVSLLRRIVKSPPSPYSKIADELNKSIQWVSKKIKELEEIEVLQRYTTLNPHIIGIREFTVINTVNERDHLRPVVDMLSEFPFTYKIEECSLSRRCLIASLRAPDTRTSVQAIKLLVEDLSSLGETRLHEHIALGHSEKLKFYDVDEGIWRIPWDIAEIEFNRIYHESLATVMPKIEADMTPTSKYLTRFDLQVLQSVLEGATRITDIRQALRVGQAKVATSYKLLRDEGIISNAVELFRIGLNECVAILTEDPKVADSITAWSQTLPKVGVRRWLKGGMEMRLQLPQGGTLGVLEALNEVLPDINTFTIRTRTVKQFVIPVEEWDEDQQRWENNSRRIEEWINTHQ; translated from the coding sequence ATGAAAACAGACTATTCCACAGAACATCTGCGATCAGTAGTCAGTAGAATTTGGGCGGAAACAGATCGAGCAGTGGACACTATCTTAGATCGCGGTAAGATCGACCCACCCAGACAAGTTGTGATTCGAGAGGGAACGGAAAGGATAGGTGGATCTCTAGACGGCGAGATTCTGTATCTCAACAAGGAAGCAATCACTGAAGAGTTCATCTTACAAGGAGTCATTATTCGAGAGTATATGATGGCCACTCTGCCGAAGAGAATCACACCGCATGTTCAAAAGATGATTGGCAACAGCGTCGCAATATACTTCCAGAGGGGAACGAAACGCGAACAGTGGCGTGAGAAGGTCGGCACCTCGATGTTCGAGATGAAGTTTAGTACCCCTAGAGGGGGAGCAGGTCATGAAGACTGGCAATTTCACTGCTTTTGGAGAATTCTTGTGGAGGTCATAGAAGCAGCAGAGTGTGGGATCACAATTGGACTGGACGAGTATCGCAGAATTGTGCATAGGATAAGTGAGAGGTGCACTCCGTGCTTAGATGCTGATGAGGTATCACTCCTTCGCCGAATTGTAAAGTCCCCCCCATCCCCCTATAGCAAAATTGCGGATGAATTGAACAAGTCGATACAATGGGTGTCAAAGAAGATCAAGGAACTTGAAGAGATTGAGGTGCTACAGCGGTATACGACATTGAACCCACATATCATAGGTATTCGTGAATTTACTGTAATCAATACAGTCAACGAGAGGGACCATCTTAGACCAGTGGTAGATATGCTCAGTGAATTCCCATTCACCTACAAGATAGAAGAATGTTCACTAAGCAGGCGGTGCCTCATAGCGTCCCTCCGTGCACCAGATACGCGGACAAGCGTCCAAGCCATAAAGCTACTAGTTGAGGATCTATCAAGTCTTGGAGAAACACGTCTTCACGAGCATATTGCCTTGGGACATAGTGAGAAGCTCAAGTTCTATGATGTGGATGAGGGAATCTGGAGAATCCCATGGGATATTGCCGAAATTGAGTTTAACCGTATTTATCACGAGTCACTTGCAACAGTAATGCCCAAAATAGAGGCGGACATGACTCCCACAAGCAAATACTTGACCCGTTTCGATCTACAGGTGCTTCAGAGTGTCCTAGAAGGAGCGACACGAATCACAGACATTCGTCAGGCCCTTCGCGTTGGCCAAGCCAAGGTCGCCACTTCATACAAACTGCTTAGAGATGAGGGGATTATCTCAAATGCAGTTGAGCTATTTCGAATCGGACTGAATGAATGTGTGGCAATTCTTACAGAAGATCCGAAGGTGGCGGATTCAATTACGGCATGGTCACAGACACTACCAAAAGTTGGGGTCCGCCGATGGCTAAAAGGGGGGATGGAGATGAGATTGCAGTTACCTCAAGGAGGCACACTTGGTGTCCTTGAGGCGCTCAATGAGGTGTTACCGGATATTAATACCTTCACCATTCGAACTCGAACAGTGAAACAGTTTGTCATTCCTGTAGAGGAGTGGGACGAAGATCAACAGAGATGGGAGAACAACAGTCGCAGAATTGAAGAGTGGATCAATACGCATCAGTAG
- a CDS encoding nucleotide sugar dehydrogenase, whose product MTTKIVVIGMGYVGIPAAALLADVDGFDVTGLQRRSKRSGWKIDVLNSGKSPFEGDEPGLDELIARVVKKNTFRATDDIEVLKDADIILIDVQTPTDSMNMPQYRSLREVSENIGKRIKKGTLVIVESTVAPGTTENVVKKIIEKESGMKGGEDFDVAFSYERVMPGRLLEYIVHMPRVVGGITPRATERAVELYSKIVKEKIYTTDTLSAELAKTIENAYRDVNIAFSNEMALVCESLGVNIYEIIKLINARHDRHMHIPGAGVGGHCLPKDPWLLRYGLYEYGSWKIEPEFISLARRVNNHMPVHVATLAENAMILKGVDVQDSVVTVLGLAYLENSDDTRNTPAATVIATLQSKGATLKLHDPYVRDWKFTKHEIERDVYKAAEGSDCLILVTKHKEYFDLNLARLKEIMRTPIIVDGRNVFDQEEIEANGFEFRAVGKAGISYQ is encoded by the coding sequence ATGACCACCAAAATTGTCGTAATAGGAATGGGTTATGTTGGAATTCCAGCTGCTGCATTGTTGGCGGACGTTGATGGATTTGATGTCACTGGACTGCAGAGAAGATCTAAGAGGTCAGGCTGGAAGATTGATGTTCTAAACAGTGGCAAGTCACCTTTTGAGGGTGATGAACCGGGTCTTGATGAATTAATCGCACGGGTTGTGAAGAAGAACACATTTAGAGCGACAGATGATATAGAGGTCCTGAAGGATGCGGACATTATCCTCATTGATGTTCAAACGCCAACCGACTCGATGAATATGCCACAATATCGGAGCCTGCGCGAGGTCAGTGAGAATATCGGCAAGAGAATAAAGAAGGGAACATTGGTCATTGTCGAGTCCACCGTTGCACCGGGCACTACCGAGAACGTTGTCAAAAAGATCATTGAGAAAGAATCAGGAATGAAGGGCGGAGAGGACTTTGATGTAGCATTCTCCTACGAAAGAGTCATGCCTGGAAGGCTTTTGGAGTACATTGTACACATGCCACGAGTGGTCGGTGGTATAACACCAAGGGCAACAGAACGAGCAGTTGAACTATACTCCAAGATTGTGAAGGAGAAGATTTACACTACCGATACATTGTCTGCTGAGCTCGCAAAGACGATTGAAAACGCGTACCGTGATGTGAATATTGCATTCTCCAACGAGATGGCTCTGGTCTGCGAGAGCTTGGGCGTCAACATTTACGAAATTATCAAACTCATCAATGCGCGACATGACAGACACATGCACATCCCCGGTGCGGGAGTTGGTGGTCACTGCCTACCAAAGGATCCGTGGCTTCTTAGATATGGTCTCTATGAATACGGTTCATGGAAGATCGAACCCGAATTCATCTCACTTGCTCGCAGAGTAAATAATCATATGCCAGTTCATGTGGCCACTCTTGCTGAAAATGCAATGATTTTGAAAGGCGTGGATGTTCAGGATTCTGTCGTGACCGTTTTAGGTCTCGCATATCTTGAGAATTCAGATGATACAAGAAATACTCCAGCTGCCACAGTAATTGCAACTCTCCAGAGTAAGGGTGCAACACTCAAACTTCATGACCCTTATGTCAGGGACTGGAAATTCACGAAACACGAGATTGAACGTGATGTTTACAAGGCTGCCGAGGGCTCGGACTGCCTCATTCTAGTGACCAAGCACAAGGAATACTTTGACCTTAATCTTGCTCGTCTAAAAGAGATTATGCGAACCCCGATTATCGTTGATGGACGTAATGTGTTTGACCAAGAGGAAATCGAAGCAAACGGGTTTGAGTTCAGAGCCGTTGGTAAAGCAGGAATTTCATACCAATAA
- a CDS encoding ABC transporter ATP-binding protein yields the protein MPDTVIKTEGLTKIFEKGRKHEVTALREVNLEVQRGEVFGLLGPNGAGKTTLIRILVGLLTPTAGKAYVLGRDITTDIDYVRTRVALLPQEAGIYERLTARENLIYYGGMYGIPDEELNRRADRLLEIIGLKKKQDYQVKGFSGGMKRKVLVARALIIEPELVFLDEPTTGVDTLGARVVRNMLKRLSEEENRTIVLTTHDLHEVSELCDRVGILNEGHLVAVGRPDELEEKFKAANLEEVFTGLVTGEGIEKI from the coding sequence ATGCCTGATACGGTCATCAAGACAGAGGGTCTCACTAAGATTTTCGAGAAGGGAAGAAAACACGAGGTCACAGCTCTCAGAGAGGTCAATCTTGAAGTTCAACGCGGTGAGGTCTTCGGACTCCTTGGACCAAATGGTGCTGGCAAGACTACGCTCATCAGAATTCTTGTGGGACTGCTCACACCTACTGCGGGAAAAGCATACGTTCTTGGGCGAGATATCACAACAGATATCGACTATGTTCGTACACGGGTCGCCCTCCTGCCGCAAGAGGCGGGGATCTATGAACGACTTACTGCACGAGAGAATCTGATCTACTACGGGGGAATGTACGGTATCCCAGACGAGGAACTCAATCGGCGGGCGGATAGACTTCTTGAGATCATTGGGCTTAAAAAGAAACAAGACTATCAAGTGAAGGGGTTCAGTGGGGGAATGAAACGCAAGGTCCTTGTGGCACGAGCCCTGATCATCGAACCTGAGCTGGTATTTCTAGACGAACCCACAACAGGAGTGGACACATTGGGAGCACGAGTTGTCAGGAATATGCTCAAGCGTCTGAGCGAGGAGGAGAACCGGACAATCGTTCTGACAACTCATGACCTGCACGAGGTTTCAGAGCTGTGTGATAGAGTGGGAATCTTGAATGAGGGGCATCTCGTAGCAGTCGGTAGACCCGATGAGCTTGAAGAAAAATTCAAGGCTGCCAACCTAGAAGAGGTTTTCACTGGACTTGTCACCGGAGAGGGAATAGAGAAGATATGA
- a CDS encoding AbrB/MazE/SpoVT family DNA-binding domain-containing protein, which produces MVIPKEIRRILGIDAGDTVVFRVDGT; this is translated from the coding sequence GTGGTCATCCCAAAAGAGATTCGCAGGATCCTGGGAATAGATGCAGGGGACACAGTCGTCTTCAGAGTAGATGGCACATGA
- a CDS encoding type IV toxin-antitoxin system AbiEi family antitoxin domain-containing protein, producing MRNTLLDELARKQIFTIEEGAKISGMDPSSLRVLLSRLERRGWIERIEKGKYMIIPLGAKKGSYTLNEFVIGSILIKPSAIAYWSALNFHGLTEQIPTTVFVQTTSRKKKTTLKIFNVTYKFVRLKETKFFGLETKWVDRFQINITNKAKTIVDCLDKPKYCGGVIEIAKALTNDTLDFDLISTYATQIGNSGVIRRLGFLCDTLGIHIELPEIKVRNYLLLDPTLPSIPKVNSKWKLIVNLDIGELE from the coding sequence ATGAGAAATACTCTCTTGGATGAATTGGCGAGAAAACAAATTTTTACGATTGAGGAGGGCGCAAAAATTAGTGGTATGGATCCATCCTCTTTGAGGGTCTTGTTATCTCGATTGGAACGGAGAGGGTGGATTGAAAGAATCGAAAAAGGAAAATATATGATCATTCCGTTAGGTGCGAAAAAAGGATCGTATACTCTAAACGAATTTGTAATTGGATCCATTCTCATAAAGCCATCAGCAATAGCTTATTGGTCGGCACTTAATTTTCACGGATTGACTGAGCAGATTCCTACTACAGTATTTGTTCAGACAACTTCTCGAAAGAAAAAGACAACACTAAAAATTTTTAATGTCACCTACAAATTTGTGCGCCTCAAAGAAACAAAATTCTTTGGGTTGGAAACAAAATGGGTTGATAGGTTCCAAATCAATATCACGAACAAGGCAAAAACAATTGTCGATTGTCTTGATAAACCCAAATACTGTGGGGGAGTTATCGAAATCGCAAAGGCATTAACTAATGACACACTAGACTTCGATCTCATATCCACATACGCAACCCAAATTGGAAACTCAGGGGTCATAAGGCGACTCGGGTTTTTGTGTGACACATTAGGTATTCATATCGAATTACCTGAGATTAAGGTGCGGAATTACCTTCTTCTTGATCCCACATTACCTTCTATTCCAAAGGTGAACTCTAAATGGAAATTGATCGTCAATCTTGATATTGGTGAACTGGAATGA
- a CDS encoding nucleotidyl transferase AbiEii/AbiGii toxin family protein — MILESDLQEFARKNGVPLSTVERDYAQNWLLAALVNPDMLLKGGTGIRKVYVSDYRFSDDLDFTLLEEVNCDNLQQLITDAVEQASESSGISFEPSIRFRVVKTGYEGRVYFKISPRSGYSLKIKIDITKDENESVLLPAERRRIIHPYPDNLASDVLVYSFREIFAEKIRSLFERTRPRDLYDVWQLSQLHLKVIDILLTKFEAKQVVPDLNFLLDKEESFSSAWEQSLTHQLTNLPNPHTVFDAVFSYLSNLL; from the coding sequence ATGATTTTAGAATCAGATTTACAGGAGTTTGCACGTAAAAATGGTGTTCCTTTATCGACTGTAGAACGGGATTATGCCCAGAATTGGCTTTTAGCCGCTCTTGTAAATCCAGATATGCTTCTAAAAGGTGGGACTGGCATTCGGAAAGTGTATGTGTCTGACTACAGATTTTCTGATGATTTGGACTTTACACTACTTGAAGAAGTAAATTGTGATAATCTCCAACAACTAATCACTGATGCTGTTGAACAGGCGTCTGAATCGAGTGGGATTTCTTTTGAGCCATCCATCAGGTTTCGCGTGGTCAAGACTGGTTATGAGGGTCGAGTCTACTTTAAAATCAGTCCTCGTTCTGGCTATTCGCTGAAGATAAAAATTGATATTACAAAAGATGAGAACGAATCGGTGCTTCTTCCAGCCGAGCGAAGACGGATTATTCATCCTTATCCTGATAACTTGGCCTCCGACGTACTAGTCTATTCATTTAGAGAAATCTTCGCGGAGAAAATCCGATCTTTATTTGAACGGACGCGACCTCGTGATTTATATGATGTCTGGCAACTGTCACAGCTTCATCTAAAGGTTATTGACATTCTCCTAACAAAATTTGAGGCAAAACAAGTTGTTCCAGATCTTAATTTTTTGTTAGACAAAGAGGAGAGTTTTTCCTCCGCTTGGGAACAATCACTTACTCATCAGCTGACTAATTTGCCAAACCCCCATACAGTTTTTGACGCGGTATTTTCATACCTTTCCAATCTTCTGTAG
- the purB gene encoding adenylosuccinate lyase, with the protein MPVNPIDYGRYGHPDMIAIFEEEFRHSLWLKIEATVAQVQAELGMIPRQAAEDIQQTATPERVTLERTMEIEAETRHDIAALFEAIAEKCKGPGARWVHFGLTSNDVKDTALGLQLKAAFDVLIPQIDALGEVLARRAEETVDLIAVGRSHGQHAVPITYGLRFAVWLDEIRRHQERIIDARERTVVGKIAGATGSHAALGPDGLEMQKRVLTRLGLKVPIATTQITQRDRHAEAVLALANLASTLDKIATDLRSLQRTEIAETFEPFARGKQVGSSAMPHKRNPVTCEKICGLARLIRSLVGPALENVVSWEERDISHSSTERFVIPQAFILADYLVRETTRVIDGLEIDAEAVQRNLDLTHGAILSEYLVTLLTKIGLERPVAHRILREVSESAREKGIHLFAAALAHPELNEPLRDRNLNIENYYENIRTVSREIVTQAITEFHSHVG; encoded by the coding sequence ATGCCGGTCAACCCGATTGATTATGGTCGTTATGGTCATCCGGACATGATTGCAATCTTTGAGGAGGAATTTCGACACTCCCTCTGGTTGAAGATCGAGGCCACAGTTGCACAGGTACAGGCCGAGCTCGGGATGATCCCTCGACAGGCTGCAGAGGACATTCAACAGACGGCAACACCAGAGCGTGTCACACTAGAGCGGACCATGGAGATCGAGGCAGAGACCCGGCACGATATAGCAGCCCTCTTTGAAGCGATCGCGGAAAAATGCAAGGGTCCCGGAGCAAGATGGGTACATTTTGGACTGACAAGCAATGACGTAAAAGATACGGCCCTCGGACTACAGTTAAAGGCTGCCTTTGATGTGCTGATCCCACAGATTGATGCGTTGGGAGAAGTACTTGCCAGACGCGCAGAAGAGACCGTTGACCTTATTGCGGTAGGCCGATCACACGGTCAGCATGCAGTTCCCATCACTTACGGACTCAGGTTTGCGGTCTGGCTGGATGAGATACGCAGACACCAAGAACGGATCATTGATGCAAGAGAGCGAACGGTTGTGGGCAAGATTGCAGGGGCAACAGGAAGCCATGCAGCACTTGGACCAGACGGACTAGAGATGCAGAAGAGAGTCCTCACACGGTTGGGTCTCAAGGTGCCGATTGCGACCACACAGATCACTCAACGAGACCGCCACGCAGAGGCCGTACTGGCACTGGCCAACCTTGCTTCGACACTGGATAAGATTGCCACCGACCTTCGATCACTTCAGAGGACCGAGATCGCAGAGACCTTTGAACCGTTCGCCCGGGGAAAACAGGTCGGTTCTTCGGCAATGCCACATAAGAGGAATCCAGTGACCTGTGAGAAGATCTGCGGTCTCGCCAGACTCATCAGAAGCCTTGTAGGCCCCGCTCTAGAGAACGTAGTGAGCTGGGAAGAGAGGGACATTTCTCATTCGTCTACTGAGAGATTTGTAATCCCACAGGCGTTCATTCTCGCAGATTACCTCGTACGAGAGACCACCCGGGTCATTGATGGTCTAGAGATCGACGCAGAGGCAGTACAGAGGAACCTCGACCTCACACATGGCGCAATTCTGAGTGAATATCTTGTCACCCTACTCACAAAGATAGGACTGGAACGCCCAGTAGCACATAGGATCCTTAGAGAGGTGAGTGAGAGTGCACGTGAAAAGGGGATTCATCTCTTTGCAGCGGCACTGGCACATCCTGAACTAAACGAACCTCTAAGAGATAGAAATCTCAACATCGAGAACTATTACGAAAATATCAGGACGGTCTCACGTGAGATCGTCACTCAAGCAATTACTGAGTTCCACAGTCATGTCGGTTGA
- a CDS encoding glycosyltransferase: protein MIAVAMISPLPPQKTGESEYSASLITELVLRQVHVLAIAGPEAHQLDCKGVTTFPIWNGRQLTYPLRIASFLRRHRPHILHVQFGPDGAVYGGLWGEIMLILLIIARLMGIKTTVTLHSTWMPEQVTQRVRTYPRLGRLAIFGAAFFRLYMKLLNWGTHTIQLSTAKIGSTLRKRFLDEYGISEEKVLEIPHPCKRIDRRIKPADARRQLGLEGRDPLLIFGFIRRGKGIDIALRAMTEIVQRHPSSLLLVAGSPLGEDGAAYLREVQRLTQELGLDKAVRFDTEFIPSERVPLYFAASRIILLPYDESVGASGPAHNYAGYGVPIVAADVGFHMREALGGNIVLFKNRDSADLAIKVSDLLGDPERCLKIGTALRAYSLGEGWSVAAERTLENYRVTLGK, encoded by the coding sequence ATGATCGCTGTTGCCATGATATCGCCATTACCTCCCCAAAAAACAGGGGAATCAGAATACAGTGCGTCGTTAATTACAGAGCTTGTGCTACGACAAGTTCATGTCTTGGCGATAGCTGGACCTGAGGCTCATCAACTTGATTGCAAAGGTGTCACAACATTTCCGATTTGGAATGGCCGGCAGCTGACCTATCCCCTGAGAATTGCCAGTTTTCTCAGACGCCACCGTCCTCATATCTTGCATGTTCAGTTCGGTCCTGATGGTGCAGTCTATGGTGGCTTGTGGGGCGAGATCATGCTCATTCTTCTCATCATTGCTCGGCTTATGGGAATCAAGACTACCGTCACCCTTCATAGTACTTGGATGCCTGAGCAGGTGACTCAGCGAGTACGCACATATCCACGGCTCGGTCGTCTTGCGATATTTGGTGCTGCGTTCTTCAGGCTCTATATGAAATTACTCAACTGGGGAACACATACGATTCAGCTTTCAACAGCCAAAATAGGGTCAACGTTACGAAAGCGCTTTCTGGATGAATATGGCATCAGCGAAGAGAAAGTCCTAGAGATTCCACATCCCTGTAAACGGATAGACCGGAGAATCAAACCTGCCGATGCACGAAGGCAACTTGGCCTCGAGGGGCGTGACCCGCTATTGATCTTCGGTTTCATTCGAAGGGGGAAAGGGATTGATATTGCGCTTCGAGCTATGACCGAGATTGTGCAGAGGCATCCCTCCAGTCTGCTTCTGGTAGCAGGCTCTCCATTAGGCGAGGACGGGGCGGCCTACCTGAGAGAAGTCCAGCGCCTCACGCAGGAGCTGGGACTCGATAAGGCCGTTCGGTTTGATACGGAGTTCATTCCATCAGAACGAGTTCCTCTCTATTTTGCAGCATCTCGTATCATCCTACTCCCATACGATGAGAGTGTTGGTGCAAGTGGTCCCGCTCACAACTATGCGGGTTATGGTGTTCCCATTGTCGCGGCGGATGTTGGTTTCCATATGCGCGAGGCTCTAGGTGGTAACATTGTCCTCTTCAAGAACCGTGATTCTGCGGATCTTGCCATCAAGGTCTCAGATCTCCTTGGCGACCCGGAGCGCTGTTTGAAGATCGGTACTGCTCTTCGTGCCTATAGTCTGGGTGAGGGCTGGTCTGTTGCAGCGGAGCGGACTCTGGAGAACTATCGTGTCACGCTTGGTAAGTGA